ATGAAAGTACGTCAcccagatcgttggtctgattggttgaaggactagccaattgcgtacagagtcatttgaactatgctcgttgatcacgcctcttgtgcagtagaaaatacagagcagactccccagacgaatgttcaatcttaaaagattgagcttggtctgctgatagccagactatttaaaaggacaattccggcacaaaacgaacctaagggttaataacagatgtgtacccactctgtcgttctctgggacatgttttcatgctaatcgaatgtgtttggagcttggaacaagctagcgcaaactgctgattagcttacaacgctagtattcggggcacagggaaagtaaaaacaaattgcttattataccactaaaaaggctcaaaatatcaccacacttcaacagtagcataatgagggtccctaaatgttaaccgaagcattgagaacattgtaagtgtacagacagtttattaaaaagatagtttagaaaggccgtagctcccaagacggcggccgcctgtatatgAGAAAGCGACTGTTTTTATAATCTATAATCTTTAAATCACAGGGGatgtgggacttttttgcactaaccaaaggaaaaaaagatttcattGTCACAGTTAACcaatataaaacacaataactGATTGCATAAGAATTCCCCCTCTTCAAGTCCGTGCCTTCGACAGCAGTTCCAGCTTTGGGTTTATGCAGACAGGTCTGTATCGTCTATGTACATCTGGAGGTGCATTTTTTACCCAATCGTCTGTATGAAACTGCCCAAGCTGTGTCAATTTGCATAGGTTTGTTGAGTGAACCGCATTTTTTTCACTACCCCAGATGTCATGTAAATGTTTTCAACTGTGGCTTTCTCTTTGCCACACTGCTACAAACCCCTGGGCAACAGCATTTGTGTGCACAGCGTCTTTTATCTCAGCAatggaaacatacagtatagctACTTCAGTGCTGCTGTAAGCCTCTTGGTGGTCTCACTGTTCTCACACAGACGCAGATGTACAGCTGTGCCATATTCTTTCCATTTTCTAGTAACCCGACTCTACTCTGAGAGATGCAGTGCCTTGGAATTTCTCCCTGCATCCTTCCCTGATTAGAACGTTTCACTAAACTGTTCACATATTTGTTAGGATTGTTCCTTCGTCTTCATGGTGTTGTTTCTGACTGGAAATTAGCATACCAGATGTTGGACATTTCAGATTCAGGTGTCTGAACTTTAAATCACGGGTGATTTCCATTCAACTTATGAACCATTTGGCTGTACCAGTTCCAGTGGAACTAATTTGGGctatgtattgtaaataatttAGATCCTTTCTGGATTCGTTATCactttgatattaataaaaaaaaataaaaataaaaatctagaTAAGTGACAAACAATCTTAATGAAATGCTGTAAAACAAACCAGATGTAGTGGCACTATTGTAGCAGCAAGTAGGAGGGATAACATTAATTTGGCAGTTATTTTAAAACTTTGATCCAGCTGAATCTGAACAATAGTCTGAATTTATCTGATTTACCTGAGTTACCATGACAACAGTTTGgccctgtctgagaatatattATAATCCAGTTtcaaaaaactgaaatattCAAAATTGCCAACAATCAAATTAAGAGTTATTTGTGGATAAGCACGGTCCCAGCCTCACACAAAACAAGCAATAGCAAGGAATTACGACCATTTACCTCTTCTGAATGCAGCACTTCTGTAACTTCATCATCGTCTGTACTGCCTGACGTGTCTGTAGAATTCACCACCTGCACCGACACGATGGGTGCAGACTGGGCCGATGTAGTCACAGTGGATGACACAGCCACTGTCTTAGGGACGATAATCGGCAAGGCCTCTTTGCTCTGCAAGGACGCAGGAATTATTTTTATCtggagtggaggtggaggtgTAGCCGTGACGGACACAGGGAGACCTAGCGTGGTGCCTCCTTCACGGGGCTTGGCCTGTAAGGGTGGAGGTGCTGGCGCCATTTGCTGGAGCCGCGGCGGAGGCGGTGCGTTCTGCATCTGCTGCAGCGGAGGTGGCTGACGAGAAGCACCCGACACTACCAGTGTGGGCTGCAAAGTGCGGACCCCTCCGGGCAACACAGTCACCAACTGGCCCCCCGCCTGCAACATGTGCTTTGGGATTATGATCTTGGTGATGGTCTGGGCCGGAGGTACTGCAACCGCTGGAGCAGAGACTTTGTTGGCCCCTGTGCGGGAACGTGTGGCCCTCTCTGGGACGTCCAGGATGATGTTGGAGGCGCAAATGTTTGTGATGGTGTTCTCCTCCAGGTTGGTGGTCGCCGGGCGGACGGCCTGGGGACCAGCAAAGGGAAGGGCTGCGGGGGTTGGATTGACCACCGCTGGAGGTGGTGAAGGAGCGGTCTCCATCTCCTCAATGGCTGGCTGTGATGAAGACAGATAGAAAAATTGAAAAGCCATATGATTGAAAATCCCATCCAGCAATCACCTGGCTTTCCTTTAGAGGTCAATGTGATCTTACCTGAGTGAGCTGGTTGGCTCTATAAGCTGCCAGTGCTTTCAAATACTCCTTTTTGGCtacttctgtctttctcttatACACCTAGTGAAGACAAGACAAGTACCACCAACAATCATTTTTCTCCCCCAAAACTGACACAGTACATTAATATACTTTAAATTTATTAGCATGTCTTCTTATACCTGTTTCTGTTCCTCTGCCAGGCTGTCccacatggaggccacaatttTTGACACCTCCCCAAAAGAGGCATTGGGATTCTGGCCCTTAATGGCTGCCTGGGTGTCTCTGAAAAACAGCGCGTACGCTGAAACCGGCTTCTGTGGTTCATTTGggtctttcttctttcttcctttcttagTGCCCACCACCCCAGTCACTGAGGCCAGTGTGGCCGGCTTCCCCCCGCCCCTCCTGGCCATAGCTGTAGACAATGAAGATGTAGGAGCTGGGTGGGAGGACATGTgggagagggaagaggagagaTACATGGGGGAGTCTACCAGCACACTTCTCTGAGTAGGGAGAGGAAAAgtggaagagaagggagaggacATATTAGCTGTAGGATCTAAAACATTAAGCATGGAATCCAAAATGTATACAAGACTGCCATAATGCATGCAAGTAAACATAAATGTAGACCTCTACAGGTGTAAACCCTCACCTTGAAGTCATCCATGTCCTCATCCTGCAGGGAGCCCGCTGGCGATGGTGTTGCTGACAGCGGCTGCTCATGCGTCTCTGAAAGATGCCCAATGTTATCACCCCCAAGACCCAGTGCCAGCTCAGACGGGTTAATAGTGCTCAACTGGCTGCTTCCCAAAAGTCCATGACTGATGTCACCAAGTTGGACATCAATGGTCATGGGGGAAGAACTGCTGAAATGTGAACCACTGGAATTCCCCAGTTCCTGCAGAGGGATTAGAACACAACAAGTTGCCAACAATTCTTAACTGCATTCATGAACCactaacatttaaacacactaaACAGCATTCTGTGTGAGGGTCCACAGGTAAAGCACTCACCAGAGCAGATGAGCTCAGCAAGGCTCCCCCTCCAGCCTGGCCCATGGCCCCAAGGTTCAGCTGCTCAAGGCCTTGAGACCCAGAGTTCACAAAGGTAGAAGCAAAGGAAGGGTCATTGGCCTCCACTACCAGGTTGCTAACAAGGCTACGGGAGCCTGAAGGTCCCCCGGTACCGTCTGACCCATCTGTCAACTCAAAGTGGGACACTCCATCACTGATGCTCAGAGTTGGGTCTGGATCAAGGGAGATAGGGGGTATCTCAAAAACCTCATCCCCGAGACTGGGAGTATGGAATGTTTGCTATATgtggagaaagagacagaataaTAACACGTGTAAAGATCAGCACAATAAAGACGTATTACTCTGTACTACCATGTTGCTTGAATTAACTCACTTACCTCAGCGGACAAAAAAGGGTGGCCCGCTCCACTGATGGTGAGATAACTGTCGCCGCCTTCTGGAAACTGAAACAGACCGTTAATATGTAACTAACTAATGTCTATGAGTCAAAGCTGACCTTTCCAGTTAAATACTGGTTATCGTTGGGTTACCTTATTTTCCTCAGAGTATCCGCCATACGCTTGGGTGTCCAAGAACTCCgaatcaacattttgaccacAACCATCCGAAAGGGCAGAGTAAAAATTAAGGTCCATTTTGAGATGTTTTACTATAAACGAACTATCACACGCGTTGTATACTTTGTTGAAAAGGGGGGGTTCTTAACCGAACCCATTTAGGTCAACTATCCGAACATTAACTAGCTAAAGCTGCTagcggctagctagctaatctctGGCTAGCATTATGTTACGATCGAGGAGATGATCCTAGGATACCTTTGAAGCCCTAGGGAAAACTGGGACAAGAGGGTAATTTGAAGATGTTAgcagccaaataatcacaaagaTGACAAAATAGTACGCATTAGTTCCCCGGGGCGCAAAGCTTACTGGAGGCCCAACACAACCCCATTCATATGCTGCTGTTACCCTACCACCATGGCATTTCCGAACcgaatagctagctagctagctagctagtgtgTTAGATTCACGGGCTGTGGGGAAAATTGCCAATGCTTCATGAAACACGGACACGGACATGTGTGAGAGATACACTAAACTCAGGTTTTCATACGATAGctacattacaaaacaattactttAATTTACTTTTAGTTTAATGTTAAAGCCACATTTAACGTTAGCCTGGTTTTGACGTATTTTGACCGTTAATCACCAAATCAATGCTTACTGGCATTCATTTAATGACTATGTTGCAATATTATTAGGTATTTGTCTCATATTTGTATATGCCTTTTCTAAACTACATTAAACAACCTTTACGTTAATCAAAAGATTTACATGTTTTTGTAGTGCATACGACCTGCTTCTCCCTGCCTCCCCAAACCAAACCTCTTTACCCCAACTCTCCTTATGCACTAAGGGTAAAGAAAGCAGTCCCTGGTGGagttttttaattatattttgtgtatatTGCCTTGACACGTTTTCACTGTTGGAGACTTGAGGGTATCgtacatttcttttctttttttttaacgcttAATACAAGTATAGGAAAGTGGATAACTTACTTGACTGTATTTGTTTAGAGTACtgggctgattttttttttttttttaccaatattATCATTTGCAACTGTTTGTAGAGCTGAAGTAAGTAAATTTAATATCAGTGTGTGTGACTTGTCAGGGCTCAGTGAGTTGCATCATTCTACTCCCAACAaagttttttaattaatcaatgCTACCACATGTTTATGGGACTTCGCTGGCCCGAGTTACGCCTTTCAGGTAGCAGGGCTTCCTCTCATGATGTACAGTACCTACACACCGCCTCGTTATACAAATCCCAATCATGGTCCATCCTTTGGTGGGCCAGACTTGGGCTTAGTATACATCTATCATTAGAGACATTTGTCTTCTCATGTATTCAATGTGCTTTACAATGTAGCCAAATAACATCTCAGCTCCATGTTTcagaaaaatcaataaaagtGATGATGCATAGTGTGAACAGTAGCTATGTAAGGCAGGACATTTGATCTTTAACTTCATTCTAAATAATTAGATGTATTGTCCCTATCTAGTActattttgtattttacagCATAATTATTAAACACTGCAGAAACCACCAATCAACCAATTTTGTGTACAAACAGTAAACCTTATTTCTTCTACTTGGTAAAAATAACAATACACACAAATCTGCTTTCACTGTAGATTGCTGTTATTAATTTCACAGATACACTCAGATCATAAAACAAGAATACTAACTCATTGCCGTCATCTTTGCACCATAGAACACAATGGACCAGCTCTACATTGTACAATACACCCATCCTCCTAGCACTGCTTCAGTAACTAATactttccctctccctccctctccacccccaccccacccatAGAGTGAAAACAATAACAGTACATCCACGCACTGGATCCCTTTTTAGTTCACCGACTCGTCTGGACACAGAACATATGACCAAACGAGATTGTGGGATCTGGATCCAGGCTCTGCTCAGTACACATGTCCAGTTTCACGTAGCGCTCGAGGACCAGCATTGAGGTTATTTCATAAGAAAAGGGTATCTGTACAGCAGGGGTCCCCTTTTGGTCATGGCTGGGAATGTCATGGAAAAGAATAAGCTTGGAGGAAGGAGCAGGAGAATGACGAGTCGTGAAAAAAGAAAGCTCAGCTTTTTGCCATTTTGTCAGAGAGGAGGATCGAGGAGAGAATGATGGAACAATTGTGACGAcgaaaaagaaaacagatggGTGCAAACCTGCTCCTTTCATGGAAAAAAAATccctatataaaataaatgaataaaagtagcaacaaaaacacattcatcCATAATTTCATACATAATAtggtaaaaataaatgatgaagAAGAATAACATGATTCATCTTTTAGAAGGGGACTAAGTTAGATGTGTTTGGGGAGAGGGGTTCAGTCAATCCTCTGAGCTTGATGAGGAGTCAGAGTCCTTCTGTGCTATGATGACATCGTCCAATAGCGCCTCTTGATCCGAGCTATCATAGTCACCTTGGGAAAGGCTGTCGCCGCCCTCCATTTTAACGTCAAAGTCTGGACTGGTGAGGAAGTGATGGGAGGTCTCCAGGTCCTCCTCATCCATCATGTAGGCTCCATCTGAGACCAGAGTCTCCTCTTCAACTCCATCCAGGCCCACCTCAGAGGTGGGCTCTGgagtgtggtggtggtggtgatggtgatggtggtgatggcgGCGTCGGCTTTTCTTCGGGATCTCTGAGTGCTCGGTCAGCAGTCGGTGGAGGAGGGTCTCGGGCAGGAAGCCCTGTGAGAagaaatataattattattttaaacacCGGAAAAGtcaattattgaaaaaaaacagaagagggCGGGATGTGTTTTCACAGAGTTTCCCTTCTCTGCTGCAGTAATCGGGATTTTCTGTACCTAAATGCAAGaataatttttgaaaaaataaaataaaaagtctcTTCTCGCAAGCCACCATACACTTTGTATTAACTACATTTCAGCTATACTTTAAGTGTTTTGAAAGTCAGACTTGAAGTTAGATAAAGACAGTGACAGCTACTACAGTTGGTCTGCATGAAAACAGCATATGTCTTACAGCACCAACCATTTTAGTGTGTAATACAGGCAGCACGTTTTCTACTAAATAAAGGTTCAGCAAGTCACACTGCACAGCAAAGTCTTGTAATAATATAACATCTTGAGTACGCACCGAGTTTCGAACAGTTTCAGACCAGTCTGGTGCTACAGCATTATCAGGATTCTCCTCCAGATATTCCCTCAGATCTTGCAGCATCGGGCAGAAAGCAGCTCCAACCTACAGAGCAAAAACATTTGgatgtttgtctgtttgcaaGAGATAACACAGCCAACAAATTAAGTGTGCAATACCAATCGCAGTATGTCTCACCTTCTTTCCTGTCCTCATGTTAATGACTTTGACCTTCTCACTGCCTGTCAGGGCTTTAtctaccctcctcctcctcttcctcttgctcCTGTTCACAAGAAGCTGAGGAAACACAAAATTATGTAATAAAGTATGGCATAGTTAAGGCATTTTGTTTCCTTATTATAAGCAGGACACACTTGACACTTGATGAAGAGTTGGTCCTATTCCATTACTCATAAGTTTTATGAGTATATCCAAATCCTGTCGCAATTATTACATAATCACCTGAGTGCGATTATTTGAGCTGACCGCGACCATTTTGCATAATCATTGGATTGCACAATCAAGGGAATTTAAAGCCAATGTTACAAATGGCAACAAATTGAAAGTAAATAAGGTGCATATCAATCCGCTGGGTAAATAAAGTGTCTACCAGAGCGCAGGGTTCCaatgtcagaaaaagaaaatccttGAAAAAGAGAGCTTGCTGTCTCGATCTTACTGCTGTTGGGCAGGTTCTTCTGTTTCAGTTCATATGAGATGGTATAAGATGGTGACAGAGAGGCACCAATGACGGCTTTCTTGATTTATAGAGAGTCTCCCCTACAGGTGCAGCAGCGTGTTTGACAGCTCTGGGGAAAGTTATGCGGGAGTTGTCACTTCCATCCAGCTTTCCTAATGAGATCATTAACACAAAGGTTTGTGTATAATGATCTGTATCTGATTTGTATAACAAACAGTGTTATAGGAGTAGTGTAGCTCCTTTTAGGGATAGCTCAGTgcgagagagagtgtgagtgaggTGGATGCACTCAGAGCAGACAGGTGTTGGCAATCGGAGCGGAGAAGAAATTAGCGTAAAGTTGTCAAGtagtagtaaatgtacagtgtaacCCCAAAGTGAGGATCAACTTCGGTCCTGGAGACAAAACAAAGTCTCCCCTGTGCCTCCCGATCACGGTCTGGAAGCTGAAGCAGGAACGGTTAACACAGGCAGTGTGTTTTCCCGTTGCATATTAACTTGAAAATGCAATCATCCATTAGGTCAGCCTACACAACAGTTTGAGAACAGgctatttaaaataaatctgtGCAGAGCGAGAGGTGAAACACTGTTTCAGCAGACTATTTGAAGATAAAGCTGTGTGGCATAAAATGAACAGAAATAGACAATTAAACCTCTAATCGCAATTTTAAGTATGACGATTAATCGTCAATACCTCCAGCATGTCTCCCTCCACCTCATAATCTGGGTTCTCCTTCAACCAGGTGGGAGGGTCCCTGCGCCGCGGAGTACGCTCCAGTGGATCATTGAGTCCATCTGGGTCTGATAACTAAAAGAGAGACAGccgaaaaaaaaagttaaactaAATTCGAAGCAGCTTGGTTTTTTTTGCATCTGACTCCACCTGTTCTAAAAGGGGAGAACATGTAGATCTGATACACGCACCTCTTGGTCCTTGCGCCTCTTGCGACCACTGCTCTCTCCCCCTGACCCATTGGGCATCAGGGCCTGCTTAGAGAAGGTCAGCTTCAGGCCCTCCTCCTGACAGGATGGCAAACGGAGTCATGAACTTCACATCACAGCTGCACCTTGTAGTGACTTTAAACACTGACTGAAATTGTTTTGACAGCACTAAAACCTCTCAGATTCgtacaggtaaaaaaaaattttttattagccaagaaaagcaacagaatgtcagtttgtgtgtgttttcaattACCTGCATATGCCTTAGATAACATTATTTCATCCTCCACTGTTTTCTCACCTTAAGGAGCTTGACAGTGAACTCTCCATCTTCTCCATCTTCCCCAGGGCCACCAGGCGTGCTGCCGGGTTTACGGATTACCCTTGTGTAGGCCATCTCGTCTCCCGCCAGCTCTGAGCTCGGGTTGAGCGGAGCCTCAGGCATGTAGCGCCGCCCTGAGGGCCACTGACCAGTCAGCATCAGCGTACACAGACTGTCCAGACGGTTGATCAACACACGGTCCTGAGACAAAGACGGAGCCCCATGTATCAGTCATTcacatcaataaaaaaaatgtacgtgttttttttccttcaagaTAAATGCTTTTAAATTAACATTAATTTACCTTGGGCCAATCCACTCTGAGAGGATCGGGAGGAAGAATGCCATCCTGAGATGGAGTCATGGAGAGTAAACTATTCTCTTCATCCACGTCACACAGCTTCATGCCTGCTTAGAAAAAAATGGGAGATAACTAAAAAAGAAATTGTGTATAGGCTTATGTATTAAATGCTTATAAATTGCTTAGAGTAATATGTAATGGACTAAAAGTtacgtcccccccccccacagaaCACCCTCGTGATTGACACTTCAAAAATtgaatttgacatttttctctTTAACTACTAACATACCTctttccacctcttcctcacTCTCTGCACTTTCATCACTGCTGCCCGATCGCCCGGATGATGATGAgcctgaatcagaatcagaatcagaatctgaCCCTCCCTCacccttccttcctcctgttTTTCCGACCCTCCCCCTGCTCCTCTTGAGGCTCCAGCCTGGCCCCCGTGCCTTGCCTTCATGTTGACTCAAGGGTGTACTCTGCAGGGCAACACTGATTTCACCTCCAAGCAACCGGGCGTCCTCTTCAGCTCCCTCCTCCTTTACAATGGGC
This Sander lucioperca isolate FBNREF2018 chromosome 9, SLUC_FBN_1.2, whole genome shotgun sequence DNA region includes the following protein-coding sequences:
- the tox4a gene encoding TOX high mobility group box family member 4, producing MDLNFYSALSDGCGQNVDSEFLDTQAYGGYSEENKFPEGGDSYLTISGAGHPFLSAEQTFHTPSLGDEVFEIPPISLDPDPTLSISDGVSHFELTDGSDGTGGPSGSRSLVSNLVVEANDPSFASTFVNSGSQGLEQLNLGAMGQAGGGALLSSSALELGNSSGSHFSSSSPMTIDVQLGDISHGLLGSSQLSTINPSELALGLGGDNIGHLSETHEQPLSATPSPAGSLQDEDMDDFKRSVLVDSPMYLSSSLSHMSSHPAPTSSLSTAMARRGGGKPATLASVTGVVGTKKGRKKKDPNEPQKPVSAYALFFRDTQAAIKGQNPNASFGEVSKIVASMWDSLAEEQKQVYKRKTEVAKKEYLKALAAYRANQLTQPAIEEMETAPSPPPAVVNPTPAALPFAGPQAVRPATTNLEENTITNICASNIILDVPERATRSRTGANKVSAPAVAVPPAQTITKIIIPKHMLQAGGQLVTVLPGGVRTLQPTLVVSGASRQPPPLQQMQNAPPPPRLQQMAPAPPPLQAKPREGGTTLGLPVSVTATPPPPLQIKIIPASLQSKEALPIIVPKTVAVSSTVTTSAQSAPIVSVQVVNSTDTSGSTDDDEVTEVLHSEEEEMEVNGSSDAATMRSVCVRTGCNNPAVESDDWDKEYCSNECVATHCRAIFKAWCSIRNQTMGIVK